From the genome of Buchnera aphidicola (Muscaphis stroyani), one region includes:
- a CDS encoding SmdB family multidrug efflux ABC transporter permease/ATP-binding protein: MDYLIEFWPILKRLIKYVTPWKKTLILAFFFLLGGSISEVLGPILISYFINNILSQHQLHLKLTLIIVFVFLTLQIISVFLNYFQSILFNKIAVRVINKLRKDAMNAALNQPINQFDCQPIGQIISKVTNDTEAIKDLYDTVIPSLFKSITLIFMILFAMFTLEWHMAIIATFIFPLIITIMLVYQYYSTPLLRKVRYYLANINNKFNEIINGINIIQQFGQQKRFKKNIEYTSHLHYQARMKILRLDSFLLRPLLSLISALVLCSFIFLFSYCTVGFFKVGVLYAFITYLGRLNEPLITITVQQSSLQQAIVAGERVFFFIDSPRQKYGKKNKILTNGSIDIKNLSFNYEKSKKNTLFNINVHIPSKSFVAFVGHTGSGKSTLANLLMGHYPIKNGQIYLDKKPINSISHYILRKHILIVQQDPIILSDTFFNNIALGRKVSEEEVWKILKTVHLLKLVKSMPKGIYSVLREEGNDLSIGQKQLLSIARILVMHPKILILDEATSNIDSGTERLIQKTLSFIQKNSTLVVIAHRLSTVVKADFIVVLKQGRIIEIGTHNQLLRKKGVYWKMYKFQLFKC, translated from the coding sequence ATCGATTATTTAATAGAATTTTGGCCAATTTTAAAAAGATTAATAAAATATGTAACACCGTGGAAAAAAACACTAATATTAGCATTTTTTTTTCTTTTAGGTGGTTCAATTTCTGAAGTTTTAGGGCCTATTTTAATAAGCTATTTTATTAATAATATTTTATCTCAACATCAATTGCATTTGAAATTAACATTGATTATTGTGTTTGTTTTTTTAACTTTGCAAATAATATCAGTTTTTTTGAATTATTTTCAGAGCATCTTATTCAATAAAATTGCTGTTAGGGTAATTAATAAATTAAGAAAAGATGCAATGAATGCTGCATTAAATCAACCAATTAACCAATTTGACTGTCAACCTATTGGTCAAATAATTTCTAAAGTAACAAATGATACAGAAGCTATTAAAGATTTATATGATACTGTTATTCCATCTTTATTTAAAAGTATTACACTAATTTTTATGATATTATTTGCAATGTTTACTCTTGAATGGCACATGGCGATTATAGCTACATTTATTTTTCCGTTAATTATTACAATTATGTTAGTATATCAATATTATAGTACTCCACTTTTAAGAAAAGTGCGATATTATTTAGCTAACATTAATAACAAATTTAATGAAATAATTAATGGAATTAATATTATTCAGCAATTTGGTCAACAAAAACGATTTAAAAAAAACATAGAATATACAAGCCATTTACATTATCAAGCTCGAATGAAAATATTAAGATTAGATAGCTTTTTATTAAGACCTCTTTTGAGCCTTATATCAGCTTTAGTATTATGTAGCTTTATATTTTTGTTTAGTTATTGTACGGTTGGCTTTTTTAAAGTAGGAGTGCTATATGCATTCATTACTTATCTTGGTCGTCTTAATGAACCTTTAATTACTATCACTGTTCAGCAATCTTCTTTACAACAAGCTATTGTTGCAGGAGAAAGAGTATTTTTTTTTATAGATTCACCGAGACAAAAATATGGAAAAAAAAATAAAATATTAACAAATGGAAGTATAGATATTAAAAACCTTAGTTTCAATTATGAAAAAAGTAAAAAAAATACACTTTTTAACATTAATGTTCATATTCCTTCTAAAAGTTTTGTAGCGTTTGTAGGGCATACAGGGAGTGGAAAAAGTACTTTAGCAAATTTATTGATGGGACATTATCCAATAAAAAATGGACAAATATACTTAGATAAAAAACCAATTAATTCTATCAGTCATTATATCTTGAGAAAACACATATTAATAGTTCAACAAGACCCAATCATTCTTTCAGATACTTTTTTCAATAATATTGCTCTCGGAAGAAAAGTCTCTGAAGAAGAGGTGTGGAAAATATTAAAAACAGTACATCTTTTAAAATTAGTTAAGTCGATGCCAAAAGGAATTTATTCTGTTTTGAGAGAAGAAGGAAATGACTTATCTATAGGGCAAAAACAACTTTTATCTATTGCTAGAATATTAGTTATGCATCCTAAAATATTAATACTTGACGAAGCTACTTCTAACATTGATTCTGGAACAGAGCGATTAATTCAAAAAACATTATCATTTATACAAAAAAATTCAACTTTAGTTGTTATAGCTCATCGATTGTCAACTGTCGTTAAAGCTGATTTTATTGTAGTTTTGAAACAAGGAAGAATAATTGAGATTGGAACACACAATCAACTTTTGAGAAAAAAAGGAGTTTATTGGAAAATGTATAAATTTCAATTATTTAAATGTTAA
- the dnaX gene encoding DNA polymerase III subunit gamma/tau, with product MNYEILARKWRPQSFQDIIGQKNIVSAVSNGLSLGRVHHAWLFSGARGVGKTTISRLLAKSLNCKEGITAAPCRKCDICQDIEKGLCLDFIEIDAASRTKVEDIKEILDNIYYFPNKGRFKIYLIDEVHMLSRHSFNALLKTLEEPPKHVKFILATTDVDKIPKTIISRCLYFNLQLLSEENIFKHIKKILVKENIDFHENALKTISYYAQGSMRDALNLIEQAIQLGKGYISFNKVTEMLGIPTQKQSFLLTEALLNKNFKKIIFLLNEISHTGISWEKILIEMLHFLHHIAMLQSFPLIWEENQVKNFKYKINSIAKKTKKSDIQLCYKILLNGIKELEFAPSQKIGVEMTLLRAINEI from the coding sequence ATGAACTATGAAATATTAGCTAGAAAATGGAGACCTCAATCTTTTCAAGATATTATTGGTCAAAAAAATATTGTTTCTGCTGTATCTAATGGATTATCTCTTGGAAGAGTGCATCATGCATGGTTATTTTCTGGAGCGAGAGGAGTTGGAAAAACAACTATTTCTAGGTTGCTTGCAAAAAGTTTAAACTGTAAAGAAGGAATCACAGCAGCACCTTGTAGAAAATGTGATATTTGTCAAGATATAGAAAAAGGATTATGTTTAGACTTTATTGAGATAGACGCCGCTTCTCGAACAAAAGTAGAAGACATTAAAGAAATTTTAGATAATATCTATTATTTTCCTAATAAAGGACGTTTTAAAATCTATTTAATTGATGAAGTCCACATGCTCTCTCGTCATAGTTTTAATGCACTTCTTAAAACTCTTGAAGAGCCTCCAAAACATGTAAAATTTATCTTAGCTACTACAGATGTAGATAAAATACCTAAAACAATTATTTCTCGTTGTTTGTATTTTAATTTACAGTTACTTTCTGAAGAAAATATTTTTAAACATATAAAAAAAATTTTAGTAAAAGAAAACATTGATTTTCATGAAAACGCTTTAAAAACAATATCTTACTATGCTCAAGGAAGCATGAGAGATGCTTTAAATTTAATTGAACAAGCTATACAATTAGGAAAAGGTTACATTTCTTTTAATAAAGTTACAGAAATGCTAGGAATTCCAACTCAAAAACAATCTTTTTTACTGACTGAAGCGCTTTTAAATAAAAATTTTAAAAAGATAATCTTTTTACTAAATGAAATAAGTCACACGGGAATATCATGGGAAAAAATATTAATAGAAATGTTACATTTCCTGCACCATATTGCAATGTTACAGTCTTTTCCTTTAATATGGGAAGAAAATCAAGTAAAAAATTTTAAATATAAAATTAATAGTATAGCTAAAAAAACTAAAAAAAGTGATATTCAGTTATGCTACAAAATACTATTAAATGGAATAAAAGAATTAGAATTTGCTCCTAGTCAAAAAATAGGAGTAGAAATGACGTTGCTTAGAGCAATAAATGAAATATAA
- a CDS encoding YbaB/EbfC family nucleoid-associated protein — protein sequence MFTKNSLGNLMKQAQQMQEKMAKIQAEMAKIEVTGEAGAGLVKVTINGAHNCRRVELDPSLLKDDKDMLEDLAAAAFNDAARRISEEQKKKMSSISTGMQIPSEFNLPL from the coding sequence ATGTTTACTAAAAATAGTTTAGGAAACTTAATGAAGCAAGCGCAACAAATGCAAGAAAAAATGGCAAAAATTCAAGCGGAAATGGCTAAAATAGAAGTGACAGGAGAAGCTGGAGCAGGATTAGTAAAAGTTACAATTAATGGCGCTCACAATTGTAGACGAGTAGAACTAGATCCTAGTTTACTGAAAGATGATAAAGATATGTTGGAAGATTTGGCTGCTGCTGCATTTAATGATGCCGCAAGAAGAATATCTGAAGAACAAAAAAAGAAAATGTCTTCTATATCTACAGGCATGCAAATTCCATCTGAATTTAACCTGCCTTTATAA
- the htpG gene encoding molecular chaperone HtpG yields the protein MNMQNKEVYNFQSEVKQLLHLMIHSLYSNKEIFLRELISNASDAIDKLRFESISSPDLYENDRDTQIQISINKEQKTIIISDNGIGMTRQDTIENLGTIAKSGTKSFLESLERNNKKNELIGEFGVGFYSSFIISDKVSLRTRFAGSPHNTGTLWESFGKGEYNVSDIVKKTRGTEITLYLKKEENEFLETWRIQNIIKKYSDHITVPIKIQNYDEKNKTYSWEQINKAQALWTLNKSSINEHEYKDFYKHLTNDQNDPLIWSHNHVEGIQEYISLLYIPKKAPWDIWNRDHKHGLKLYVKRVYIMDNAEEFLPNYLRFVKGLIDSNNLPLNISREILQDNRITQNLKKALVKRSLNMLSKLSKNDPKKYQIFWNEFGLILKEGPAEDSKNINLILNLLRFTSIKNNSSEQNMSLKKYISEMSKDQDKIYFITADSYISAKNSPHLELFHKNNIDVLLLSDRIDEWMMNYLIDFEGKKFQSISKEDSSLSKITKEKKIKNDEFPKEIINFLKNVKKILGDRVKDVRLTNRLTDTPCILISDSNEMTTQMAKLFSAAGQSVPDLKYIFEINPKNNLIKKICSISDTIELNEWIQLLFDQSLLSEKGNLDNPHEFIARMNKLLIK from the coding sequence ATGAATATGCAAAACAAAGAAGTGTATAATTTTCAATCTGAAGTAAAACAATTGTTACATTTAATGATTCATTCTTTATATTCAAATAAAGAAATTTTTTTAAGAGAATTAATATCTAATGCATCAGATGCAATTGATAAATTAAGATTTGAATCTATATCTTCACCAGATTTATATGAAAACGATAGAGACACTCAAATTCAAATATCCATTAACAAAGAACAAAAAACAATAATTATCAGTGATAATGGAATAGGAATGACTCGTCAAGATACAATTGAAAATTTAGGTACTATTGCTAAATCTGGAACTAAATCATTTCTTGAATCCTTAGAAAGAAATAATAAAAAAAATGAACTTATTGGAGAATTTGGAGTTGGATTTTATTCATCTTTTATTATATCTGATAAAGTTTCTTTAAGAACTCGATTTGCCGGATCTCCACATAATACGGGAACGTTATGGGAATCTTTTGGAAAGGGAGAGTATAACGTCTCTGATATTGTTAAAAAAACAAGAGGTACAGAAATCACTTTATATTTAAAAAAAGAAGAAAATGAGTTTCTAGAAACATGGCGAATTCAAAATATTATTAAAAAATATTCTGATCACATTACTGTACCAATAAAAATACAAAATTATGATGAAAAAAATAAAACTTATTCTTGGGAGCAAATTAATAAAGCTCAAGCTCTTTGGACTTTGAATAAATCATCTATTAATGAACATGAATACAAAGACTTTTATAAACATCTTACCAATGATCAGAACGATCCACTGATATGGAGCCATAATCATGTAGAAGGAATTCAAGAATATATAAGTTTACTATATATACCAAAAAAAGCTCCTTGGGATATATGGAATAGAGATCATAAACATGGTTTAAAATTGTATGTTAAACGTGTTTACATTATGGATAATGCGGAAGAATTTCTTCCTAATTATTTAAGATTTGTTAAAGGATTAATTGATTCTAACAATTTACCTTTAAATATTTCGAGAGAAATACTTCAAGACAATCGAATTACACAAAACTTAAAGAAAGCATTAGTCAAAAGATCCTTAAACATGCTTTCTAAATTATCAAAAAATGACCCTAAAAAATACCAAATTTTTTGGAATGAATTTGGATTAATTTTAAAAGAAGGTCCTGCTGAAGACAGTAAAAATATAAATTTAATTTTAAATCTTTTACGATTTACATCAATAAAAAATAACAGTTCTGAACAAAATATGTCGTTAAAAAAGTACATATCTGAAATGTCTAAAGATCAAGACAAAATCTATTTCATAACAGCAGATAGTTATATATCAGCAAAAAATAGTCCGCATTTAGAATTATTTCATAAAAACAATATTGATGTGTTATTACTATCGGATAGAATTGATGAATGGATGATGAATTATCTAATTGATTTTGAAGGTAAAAAATTTCAGTCAATTAGCAAAGAAGATTCATCTCTCAGTAAAATAACAAAAGAAAAGAAAATAAAAAATGATGAATTTCCAAAAGAAATAATTAATTTTTTAAAAAATGTAAAAAAAATACTTGGTGATAGAGTTAAAGATGTAAGATTAACGAATCGATTAACAGATACTCCATGTATTTTAATTAGTGATTCTAATGAAATGACAACTCAAATGGCTAAACTTTTTTCTGCAGCGGGACAATCTGTACCAGATCTAAAATATATCTTTGAAATTAATCCAAAAAACAATTTAATAAAAAAAATATGTTCCATTAGTGATACAATTGAATTAAATGAATGGATTCAATTATTATTTGATCAGTCTTTACTCTCAGAAAAAGGAAATTTAGACAACCCACATGAATTTATTGCTAGAATGAATAAGTTATTAATTAAATAA
- the adk gene encoding adenylate kinase produces the protein MRIVLLGAPGTGKGTQGKFIVEKYKIPSISTGDILRENIYLKNEIGNKIKKKIQKGQLVSNKIVCNVIKQRIEKNDCINGFMLDGFPRTIDQAHFLSKLNIKIDYVIEFIVPYELILERISGRRIHVPSGRVYHIKFNPPQIEEKDDVTGDLLSLRKDDNLEILKKRLEEHKKNKNLLDQYYKNEKKIGNIKYFKINGTDSVLNIKNKIQFILQ, from the coding sequence ATGCGTATTGTTTTATTAGGTGCACCTGGAACAGGTAAAGGAACTCAAGGAAAATTTATTGTAGAAAAATACAAAATTCCCTCAATATCAACTGGTGATATTCTAAGAGAAAATATTTATTTAAAAAACGAGATAGGTAACAAAATAAAGAAAAAAATCCAAAAAGGACAATTAGTTTCTAATAAAATTGTTTGTAATGTAATCAAACAAAGAATTGAAAAAAATGATTGCATAAATGGATTCATGCTAGATGGTTTTCCAAGAACAATTGATCAAGCTCATTTTTTATCAAAATTAAACATCAAAATTGATTATGTAATTGAATTTATAGTACCATATGAATTAATATTAGAACGAATTTCTGGAAGAAGAATACATGTTCCATCAGGAAGAGTTTATCATATTAAATTTAATCCACCTCAGATAGAAGAAAAAGATGATGTAACTGGTGATTTGCTCAGTCTTAGAAAGGATGATAATTTAGAAATTTTAAAAAAAAGATTAGAAGAACATAAAAAAAATAAAAATTTGTTAGATCAATATTATAAAAATGAAAAAAAGATTGGAAATATTAAATATTTTAAAATTAATGGCACTGATTCAGTTTTAAACATAAAAAATAAAATTCAATTTATTTTACAATAA
- the folD gene encoding bifunctional methylenetetrahydrofolate dehydrogenase/methenyltetrahydrofolate cyclohydrolase FolD: MSAIIIDGYKISQNIQLKISNEIKIRKKNGKRIPGLAMISIGNHIPSQIYIQNKKIACKNVGFFSKCWNFNEYINENEILNLIEKLNNDKNIDGILVQLPLPKQINYSKILSSISPDKDVDGFHPYNTGSLCQRTPKLRACTPRGIITILNYNNIKTHGLHAVMVGASNIVGRPMSMELLLAGCTTTVTHRFTKNLKNHVKIADLLVVAIGKPNFLKGEWIKEGSIVIDVGINRLKNGNIVGDVDFKSAYLKASYITPVPGGVGPMTVAMLLQNTLEACEKYHD; the protein is encoded by the coding sequence ATGTCAGCAATAATTATAGATGGCTATAAAATATCACAAAATATACAATTGAAAATTTCAAATGAAATAAAAATACGAAAAAAAAATGGGAAAAGAATACCTGGATTAGCAATGATATCCATTGGTAATCATATTCCATCTCAAATTTATATTCAAAACAAAAAAATAGCATGCAAGAACGTTGGATTTTTTTCAAAATGTTGGAATTTTAATGAATATATTAATGAAAACGAAATACTTAATCTTATTGAAAAATTAAATAATGATAAAAATATTGACGGTATTTTAGTTCAATTACCACTTCCAAAACAAATTAATTACTCTAAAATACTGAGTAGCATTTCTCCTGATAAAGATGTAGATGGTTTTCACCCATATAATACAGGCTCTCTTTGTCAAAGAACTCCAAAATTAAGAGCTTGTACTCCAAGAGGAATTATTACAATACTAAATTATAATAATATTAAAACACACGGACTTCATGCGGTAATGGTTGGTGCATCTAATATAGTAGGAAGACCAATGAGTATGGAATTATTACTAGCAGGGTGCACTACTACTGTTACGCATCGATTTACAAAAAACTTAAAAAATCATGTAAAAATTGCAGATTTATTAGTTGTAGCAATTGGAAAGCCAAATTTTTTAAAAGGAGAATGGATTAAAGAAGGGTCTATTGTGATAGACGTTGGAATCAATCGATTAAAAAACGGAAACATAGTAGGAGATGTAGACTTTAAATCTGCTTACTTAAAAGCATCTTATATAACTCCAGTTCCTGGTGGAGTAGGGCCTATGACTGTTGCTATGTTACTTCAAAACACATTAGAAGCATGTGAAAAATATCATGATTAA
- the cysS gene encoding cysteine--tRNA ligase, with translation MLKIFNTLTCKKEIFKPIINNKINVYVCGVTVYDLCHIGHGRTFVVFDMIVRYLRDSGFQVTYIRNITDVDDKIILKSIKNKMSIKHFTDNMIKEMNKDFSSLGLLVPNQEPRVTKHIHEIITCITELINKKHAYINQIGDVVFSIKSSKKYGTLSRQSLNFLKSGSRVPFNYMKKNPLDFILWKKSIEEEYSWDSPWGKGRPGWHIECSAITNHYFQNHIDIHGGGSDLLFPHHENEYSQSICLNNSCIINYWMHAGMVIIKNQKMSKSLGNAHYLRNILSNYDAETLRYFFLLTHYRHPIHFCENNLNKANASLKHLYVSLNDVDPIYNQTEGMNFETEFFNAMNDDFNTPKAFSVLFLLSRKINSIKHQDNLKASRLAFRLRFLAGKLGFLLKNPQDFLKNKSNLNPNIIKKIEFLIEKRNIARKYKLWKEADSLRKNLKDLDIILEDLPEKTIWRKK, from the coding sequence ATGTTAAAGATTTTTAATACGTTAACGTGCAAAAAAGAAATTTTTAAACCAATTATAAACAATAAAATTAATGTATACGTATGCGGTGTAACCGTATATGATTTATGCCATATTGGTCACGGTCGTACCTTTGTAGTTTTTGATATGATTGTTCGTTATTTAAGAGATTCTGGTTTTCAAGTGACATATATTCGCAATATTACTGATGTAGATGATAAAATTATTCTTAAATCGATAAAAAATAAAATGAGCATCAAACATTTTACTGATAATATGATTAAAGAAATGAATAAAGATTTTAGTTCTTTGGGGCTTTTAGTTCCCAATCAAGAACCCCGAGTAACAAAACATATTCATGAAATTATAACATGTATAACAGAACTTATTAATAAAAAACATGCTTATATTAACCAAATTGGTGATGTTGTCTTTTCAATAAAAAGCAGCAAAAAGTACGGAACGTTATCTCGGCAATCATTAAATTTTTTAAAGTCTGGTTCGCGAGTACCTTTTAATTATATGAAAAAAAATCCATTAGATTTTATACTGTGGAAAAAATCTATTGAAGAAGAGTATTCTTGGGATTCTCCTTGGGGAAAAGGTCGTCCTGGCTGGCATATTGAATGTAGCGCTATAACTAATCATTATTTTCAAAATCATATAGATATTCATGGAGGTGGATCTGATTTATTATTTCCTCATCATGAAAATGAATATTCTCAATCTATTTGCTTGAATAATTCATGCATAATAAATTATTGGATGCATGCAGGAATGGTAATTATAAAAAATCAAAAAATGTCTAAATCCCTTGGAAATGCTCATTATTTAAGGAACATTTTATCAAATTATGATGCTGAAACTTTAAGATATTTTTTTTTATTAACACATTATCGTCACCCTATTCATTTTTGTGAAAACAATTTAAATAAAGCAAATGCGTCTCTTAAACATTTATATGTATCACTAAACGATGTTGATCCCATCTATAATCAGACAGAAGGAATGAATTTTGAAACTGAATTTTTTAATGCTATGAATGATGATTTTAATACTCCTAAAGCTTTTTCTGTTCTGTTTTTATTATCTCGAAAAATTAACTCTATTAAACATCAAGATAATCTAAAAGCTAGTCGTCTTGCTTTTAGATTACGTTTTTTAGCAGGAAAGTTGGGTTTTTTACTAAAAAATCCACAAGATTTTTTAAAAAATAAATCTAATTTAAATCCGAATATAATTAAAAAAATTGAATTTTTAATAGAAAAAAGAAATATAGCTAGAAAATACAAATTATGGAAAGAAGCTGATAGTTTAAGAAAAAATTTAAAAGATTTAGACATAATATTAGAAGATTTACCAGAAAAAACAATATGGAGAAAAAAATAA
- the ybeD gene encoding DUF493 family protein YbeD — MKTKLREMLKFPCFFTYKIIGLAQPELIDQIIKVIQIQIPGDYTPQVKSSNRGNYLSVSITICAKNFEQIEILYHEISKINIVRMVL, encoded by the coding sequence ATGAAGACAAAATTAAGAGAAATGTTAAAATTCCCTTGTTTTTTTACTTATAAAATCATTGGTTTAGCTCAACCTGAACTTATTGATCAAATAATAAAAGTCATTCAAATTCAAATTCCTGGAGATTATACGCCTCAAGTTAAATCAAGTAATAGAGGGAATTATCTTTCTGTTTCAATTACAATTTGCGCTAAAAATTTTGAACAAATTGAAATTTTATATCATGAAATTAGCAAAATAAATATTGTGAGAATGGTTTTATAG
- the cspE gene encoding transcription antiterminator/RNA stability regulator CspE yields MSKIKGNVKWFNESKGFGFITPEDGSKDVFVHFSAIQSNGFKTLAEGQSVEFEITEGAKGPSAANVISL; encoded by the coding sequence ATGTCCAAGATTAAAGGTAATGTTAAGTGGTTCAACGAATCTAAAGGGTTTGGTTTTATTACTCCTGAAGATGGAAGTAAAGACGTATTTGTTCATTTTTCAGCTATACAAAGCAACGGATTTAAAACTTTAGCAGAAGGTCAAAGTGTAGAATTTGAAATTACCGAAGGAGCAAAGGGACCCTCTGCGGCTAATGTTATTAGTTTATAA
- the aroE gene encoding shikimate dehydrogenase codes for MCKLQKYDYAVFGNPINHSKSPKIHSYFSQITGIFYSYKAINVPLGVFPSVVLDFFKGYGKGSNVTAPFKEQAYLLSDKLTERAKIAESVNTLKKVDDGSILGDNTDGTGLLSDLIRLNFIKKNYLVLILGAGGAVRGILHPLLSFGCSVFILNRSNVNAEKVVLKFKKYGNLNVFNNQLMNKKYFNLIINARSRDAKDMKNFVPLSMISSKTFFYDMNYNSINTPFVNWCSSIGARFFSDGIGMLVFQAAHSFFLWHDIFPSTELIIKILSQENKMCLK; via the coding sequence ATGTGTAAACTTCAAAAATATGATTACGCTGTATTTGGGAATCCAATTAATCACAGCAAATCTCCTAAAATCCACAGTTATTTTTCTCAAATCACGGGTATTTTTTATTCTTATAAGGCTATTAATGTTCCATTAGGTGTTTTTCCTTCAGTAGTTTTAGACTTTTTTAAAGGATATGGAAAAGGTTCAAATGTTACAGCTCCATTTAAAGAGCAAGCATATCTATTATCTGATAAATTGACTGAAAGGGCTAAAATAGCTGAGTCTGTTAACACATTGAAAAAAGTAGATGATGGAAGTATTTTAGGAGACAATACTGATGGAACAGGACTTTTATCTGATTTAATTCGATTAAACTTTATTAAGAAAAATTATTTAGTTTTAATTTTAGGAGCAGGTGGAGCTGTAAGAGGAATTCTTCATCCGCTTTTATCTTTTGGATGCTCAGTTTTTATTTTGAATAGAAGTAATGTCAATGCAGAAAAAGTTGTATTAAAATTTAAAAAATATGGAAATTTAAATGTTTTTAATAATCAATTAATGAACAAAAAATATTTTAATTTAATTATTAATGCTAGATCAAGAGATGCAAAGGATATGAAGAATTTTGTTCCTTTATCTATGATTTCCTCTAAGACTTTTTTTTATGATATGAATTATAATTCTATTAATACTCCTTTTGTTAATTGGTGTTCAAGCATAGGAGCTCGTTTTTTTTCTGATGGAATTGGAATGCTAGTGTTTCAAGCAGCTCATTCTTTTTTTTTATGGCATGATATTTTTCCAAGCACTGAATTAATTATTAAAATATTAAGTCAAGAAAACAAAATGTGTTTAAAATGA
- a CDS encoding Sua5/YciO/YrdC/YwlC family protein — translation MNTNNFLNSLFYCVQVLNNKNVIAYPTESMFGLGCDPTSEEAVKKLLILKKRSIKKGLILVASQYDQIKMYINESKISIRKKNQMFLHWPGPFTFLVPANSSAPYWLTGSFNTVAVRISNHFCIKKLCDSFGKALISTSANITNMVPCLTPEEVFKCFGKNFPLLNGKIGNEKYPSKIINIINGKLIRHV, via the coding sequence GTGAATACTAATAATTTTTTAAATTCGTTGTTTTATTGCGTTCAAGTCTTGAATAATAAGAATGTTATTGCTTATCCTACAGAATCTATGTTTGGATTGGGTTGTGATCCAACTAGTGAAGAGGCTGTAAAAAAATTATTGATTTTAAAAAAAAGAAGCATAAAAAAGGGTTTAATATTAGTAGCTTCACAATATGATCAAATAAAAATGTATATAAATGAATCAAAAATATCTATTCGAAAAAAAAATCAAATGTTTTTACATTGGCCGGGACCATTTACTTTTTTAGTACCAGCAAATTCTTCAGCTCCTTATTGGCTCACTGGTAGTTTTAACACCGTAGCTGTTCGTATAAGTAATCATTTTTGCATAAAAAAATTGTGTGATTCTTTTGGAAAAGCTTTAATATCAACTAGCGCTAATATTACAAATATGGTTCCATGTTTAACTCCAGAAGAAGTCTTTAAGTGTTTTGGAAAAAATTTTCCTTTATTAAATGGAAAAATAGGAAATGAGAAATATCCCTCTAAAATCATTAATATTATTAATGGAAAATTAATTCGTCATGTGTAA
- a CDS encoding DUF494 family protein: MFEILIYLFETHIHGESGISINYESLTNDLLNIGFQRKDIYNTLRWLKNLSSCKKNIISSIDLNSHQISTRIYTEEECFRLNSDCRGFLLFLEQLEILTLDTREVIIDRIMELDVDRLSLEDLKWIVLIILFNIPGCETVYRKLENLLFNFKIEVIH; this comes from the coding sequence ATGTTTGAAATATTAATATATTTATTTGAAACTCATATTCATGGAGAATCAGGAATTTCTATTAATTATGAGAGCTTAACCAATGATTTATTAAATATAGGCTTTCAAAGAAAAGATATTTATAATACTTTACGTTGGTTAAAAAATTTGTCTTCTTGCAAAAAAAATATAATTTCATCTATTGATTTAAATTCACATCAAATTTCAACTAGAATTTATACAGAAGAAGAGTGTTTTAGATTAAATTCTGACTGTCGTGGCTTTCTTCTTTTTTTAGAACAACTCGAGATACTCACATTAGACACTCGTGAAGTCATAATTGATAGAATAATGGAATTAGACGTAGATAGATTAAGTCTTGAAGATTTAAAATGGATTGTTTTAATTATTTTATTTAATATTCCTGGATGTGAAACAGTTTATCGAAAACTTGAAAATTTATTATTTAATTTTAAAATAGAAGTTATTCATTAA